From a region of the Acanthochromis polyacanthus isolate Apoly-LR-REF ecotype Palm Island chromosome 3, KAUST_Apoly_ChrSc, whole genome shotgun sequence genome:
- the melk gene encoding maternal embryonic leucine zipper kinase produces the protein MPVERTEQRGAEELYKYYEVYETIGSGGFAKVKLGRHILTGEKVAIKIMNKKDLGDDLPRVKVEIEAMKNLSHQHVCRLYQVIETSTLIFIVLEYCPGGELFDYIIAKDRLSEEETRVFFRQIVSAMAYVHSQGYAHRDLKPENLLIDEDHNLKLIDFGLCAKPKGGLGYELMTCCGSPAYAAPELIQGKAYIGSEADVWSMGVLLFALLCGYLPFDDDNCMILYRKITRGKFDNPRWLSPGSILLLNQMMQVDPKRRVTVQQLLDHPWVMKDYNSPVEWYSRQPLGHIDEDCITEMAVNMKRSRESTAALVKKWRYDHTTATYLLLLSKKQRGKPVRLRPEPAVCEDSCSPLHQGLQSRKALHFSEDEDAVIGGSLDFCSDYIDDCPWISAPRHTPQRVRGQPDGTTNKDMRLLSPSVEKRSAHSPTAERSRKTTPHRHERRERDQERASENKENTAVQEKDGEVFALPPPRTPVSSKKNARPNKNVLTTPNQNANGTKPSVVMPKGGDSASKEHNKKRAEENKDSANIEILAFSPERRSRSLDMAVTGDSGKKKRAGKMFGSLERGLDKMITMLTPSKRRALRDGPRKIKVQYNVTLTSQTNPDQVLNQILSILPEKNVDFTQKGYSLKCRTWDDFGKVTMAFELEVCLLQRPEVVGVRRQRLKGDAWVYKHLVEDILSTSSI, from the exons ATGCCTGTGGAAAGGACGGAGCAGCGTGGAGCCGAGGAGCTCTACAAATACTATGAAGTCTATGAAACTATCGGCTCAG gaGGCTTTGCTAAAGTCAAGCTGGGTCGACACATCCTGACAGGAGAGAAGGTTGCCATTAAAATCATGAATAAGAAAGATCTTGGG GATGACTTGCCGCGTGTGAAGGTGGAAATTGAAGCCATGAAGAATCTGAGTCATCAGCATGTGTGTCGACTGTACCAGGTCATAGAGACGTCCACTCTGATATTCATAGTGCTGGAG TACTGCCCAGGTGGGGAGTTGTTTGACTATATCATAGCAAAGGACCGCCTGTCAGAGGAGGAGACCAGGGTGTTTTTCAGGCAGATTGTGTCTGCAATGGCCTACGTCCACAGCCAAGGATACGCACACAGGGACCTAAAACCG GAAAATCTATTGATTGACGAGGACCATAACTTGAAGCTGATAGACTTTGGCTTGTGTGCCAAACCTAAG GGAGGTTTGGGTTATGAGCTGATGACGTGTTGTGGGAGCCCTGCGTACGCCGCTCCTGAACTCATCCAGGGAAAAGCATATATTGGTTCAGAG GCAGACGTATGGAGTATGGGAGTGCTGCTGTTCGCTCTGCTCTGCGGGTACCTGCCCTTTGATGACGACAACTGCATGATTCTGTACAGGAAGATTACA AGAGGTAAATTTGATAACCCTCGGTGGCTCTCTCCAGGTAGCATCCTCCTTCTCAACCAAATGATGCAG GTGGACCCCAAGCGTCGCGTGACTGTTCAGCAGCTGCTGGACCATCCCTGGGTGATGAAAGACTACAACAGCCCTGTGGAGTGGTACAGCAGGCAGCCG CTTGGCCACATAGATGAAGACTGTATCACTGAGATGGCAGTCAACATGAAGCGATCTAGAGAGAGCACCGCAGCGCTGGTGAAGAag TGGCGGTACGACCACACAACAGCCActtacctgctgctgctgtcaaagaAGCAGAGGGGAAAGCCTGTCCGCCTGCGCCCTGAACCAGCTGTCTGTGAGGACTCCTGCTCTCCTCTGCACCAGGGACTACAG TCAAGGAAAGCCCTTCACTTCAGCGAGGATGAAGACGCCGTAATTGGGGGTTCATTGGACTTTTGCTCGGACTACATTGACGATTGTCCGTGGATTTCAGCCCCACGGCACACACCCCAACGGGTCAGAGGCCAGCCAGACGGCACCACAAACAAAGACATG AGGTTGCTCTCTCCATCGGTGGAAAAAAGGTCTGCTCACAGTCCGACcgcagagaggagcagaaaaacGACACCACACCGCcatgagaggagggagagagaccAAGAACGAGCCAGTGAGAACAAGGAGAACACCGCCGTCCAAGAGAAAGACGGTGAAGTCTTCGCGTTGCCTCCCCCTCGAACTCCTGTATCCAGTAAAAAGAATGCACGCCCCAACAAGAACGTGTTGACCACACCCAATCAAAATGCTAATGGCACCAAACCCAGTGTGGTCATGCCGAAAG GTGGTGACAGTGCATCCAAGGAGCACAATAAGAAGAGAGCAGAAGAGAACAAGGATTCTGCAAACATTGAAATACTGGCCTTCAGTCCAGAGCGAAG GTCTCGGTCTCTGGACATGGCTGTCACAGGAGACAGCGGAAAGAAGAAGCGAGCGGGAAAGATGTTTGGTTCACTGGAGAGAGGCCTGGATAAGATGATCACCATGCTGACCCCGAGTAAGAGACGAGCCCTGCGTGACGGCCCACGCAAGATTAAG GTGCAGTATAACGTGACCCTGACCAGTCAGACCAACCCAGACCAGGTCCTCAACCAGATCCTCTCCATCCTGCCGGAGAAAAACGTCGACTTCACACAGAAAGG GTATTCCCTGAAATGTCGGACCTGGGATGACTTTGGGAAGGTGACCATGGCGTTTGAGCTGGAGGTTTGCTTGCTTCAGAGGCCGGAGGTTGTCGGCGTTCGTCGCCAGCGACTGAAAGGAGACGCTTGGGTCTACAAACATCTGGTGGAGGACATCCTCTCCACATCCAGTATCTAA